One Ardenticatenales bacterium genomic region harbors:
- a CDS encoding DUF2283 domain-containing protein: protein MSKTSVMYFEKEDILHLVISEEPEARSIELGPNITAELNEKGELIGVEIVNAAAFLRDSILESIQFKMLESMMPGAVASESEVAA from the coding sequence ATGAGTAAGACCAGCGTCATGTATTTTGAAAAAGAAGACATTTTGCATCTGGTCATTTCCGAGGAACCAGAAGCGAGAAGTATTGAACTAGGACCAAACATAACGGCGGAACTAAACGAGAAAGGAGAACTGATTGGCGTGGAAATAGTGAATGCCGCAGCTTTCCTGCGTGATTCGATTCTGGAGTCTATTCAGTTCAAGATGTTGGAATCAATGATGCCTGGCGCTGTCGCATCTGAATCTGAAGTTGCCGCGTGA
- a CDS encoding phage tail assembly protein, which yields MQITFDFVLPRGYVDETGQVHRQGRMRLATALDEIEPLQDARVQANEAYLPVLLLARVVVALGEMPAITPQVIERLFASDLAYLQELYLRLNSPTPVVVGAVCPQCHTQFQLQVAPLEP from the coding sequence ATGCAAATCACCTTTGATTTTGTGCTGCCGCGGGGCTACGTGGATGAGACGGGGCAGGTGCATCGCCAGGGTCGGATGCGGCTGGCGACGGCGCTGGATGAGATAGAACCGTTGCAGGATGCGCGTGTGCAGGCGAATGAAGCGTATTTGCCCGTGCTGTTGCTGGCGCGGGTGGTGGTGGCGTTGGGCGAAATGCCGGCAATCACACCCCAAGTGATCGAGCGTCTATTTGCCTCTGACCTGGCCTATCTCCAGGAACTGTACCTGCGTCTGAACAGCCCTACGCCCGTCGTCGTCGGCGCTGTTTGTCCACAATGCCATACGCAGTTTCAACTGCAAGTGGCCCCGCTGGAACCGTGA
- a CDS encoding phage tail protein — MDEQVRESINQAFRFVVQIDGINQGAFTECTLPAIEWEVQEVKVGGLNTYVPQLPGRRKATKLTLKNGIGTGDLLQWCLDTMGETFTRRAITVKLYNVKHEPLLNWHIADAYPVKWTAPQFKTDSSTVAMQTLELACGEITVEAA, encoded by the coding sequence ATGGACGAGCAAGTACGCGAGAGCATAAACCAGGCATTTCGCTTCGTGGTGCAGATTGACGGCATCAATCAAGGCGCGTTTACGGAGTGTACGTTGCCGGCAATTGAGTGGGAAGTGCAAGAGGTCAAAGTGGGCGGCCTGAACACCTACGTGCCGCAGTTGCCGGGCCGGCGCAAGGCGACCAAACTCACGCTGAAAAACGGCATCGGCACCGGCGACCTGCTGCAATGGTGTCTGGACACCATGGGTGAAACCTTCACCCGCCGCGCCATCACGGTCAAACTGTACAACGTGAAGCACGAACCGCTGCTCAACTGGCACATTGCTGATGCCTATCCCGTCAAGTGGACCGCGCCGCAGTTCAAGACGGACAGCAGCACGGTGGCGATGCAGACGTTAGAACTGGCTTGCGGCGAAATCACGGTTGAGGCGGCGTAG
- a CDS encoding LysM peptidoglycan-binding domain-containing protein, translating into MDSELVAAEICEVDESGEAKSGGVSVTCMFNPFEYTVSKTNTYEEKSRNRSSVPHVEFKKAGAQTLRLKLIFDSYEAQTDVSETTRLLWKLMESKTRQNGNRTEKVPPPEVAFSWGVFRFVSVITNMTQKFTLFLANGTPVRAEVDITFTQHKDVEDYGRQNPTSGGGPTERIWQVTAGDRLDTIAAAVYNDATKWPLIAAHNGLVNPHRLRPGQRLNIPAR; encoded by the coding sequence ATGGATAGCGAACTGGTGGCGGCGGAAATTTGCGAGGTGGACGAGAGCGGAGAGGCGAAGAGCGGCGGCGTCTCGGTTACGTGTATGTTCAATCCGTTTGAGTACACGGTTTCCAAGACGAACACGTACGAGGAGAAGTCGCGCAATCGCTCTAGCGTGCCGCATGTGGAGTTCAAGAAGGCGGGGGCGCAAACGCTGCGCCTGAAGCTGATTTTTGATAGCTACGAGGCGCAAACGGACGTGAGCGAGACGACGCGCCTGTTATGGAAGTTGATGGAGTCGAAGACGCGCCAAAATGGCAACCGCACGGAAAAAGTGCCGCCGCCGGAAGTGGCATTTTCCTGGGGCGTGTTCCGCTTCGTCTCCGTGATCACGAACATGACGCAGAAGTTCACGCTGTTTCTGGCGAATGGCACGCCCGTACGCGCGGAGGTGGACATCACCTTCACGCAGCATAAGGATGTGGAGGATTATGGTCGGCAGAACCCGACTTCTGGCGGCGGCCCCACGGAGCGTATCTGGCAGGTGACGGCGGGGGACCGGCTGGATACGATTGCCGCGGCGGTGTACAACGACGCGACAAAATGGCCGCTGATCGCCGCGCACAATGGACTCGTGAATCCGCACCGTTTGCGTCCCGGCCAACGCCTGAACATTCCCGCGCGTTAA